A DNA window from Mus caroli chromosome 8, CAROLI_EIJ_v1.1, whole genome shotgun sequence contains the following coding sequences:
- the LOC110299844 gene encoding RNA binding motif protein, X-linked-like-1: MVEADRPGKLFIGGLNTETNEKALEAVFGKYGRIVEILLMKDRETNKSRGFAFVTFESPADAKDAARDMNGKSLDGKAIKVEQATKPSFESGRRGPPPPPRSRGPPRGLRGGSGGTRGPPSRGGYMDDGGYSMNFNMSSSRGPLPVKRGPPPRSGGPPPKRSTPSGPVRSSSGMGGRTPVSRGRDSYGGPPRREPLPSRRDVYLSPRDDGYSTKDSYSSRDYPSSRDTRDYAPPPRDYTYRDYSHSSSRDDYPSRGYGDRDGYGRDRDYSDHPSGGSYRDSYESYGNSRSAPPTRGPPPSYGGSSRYDDYSSSRDGYGGSRDSYSSSRSDLYSSGRDRVGRQERGLPPSMERGYPPPRDSYSSSSRGAPRGGGRGGSRSDRGGGRSRY; this comes from the coding sequence ATGGTTGAAGCAGATCGCCCAGGAAAGCTCTTCATTGGTGGGCTTAATacagaaacaaatgagaaagCCCTTGAAGCGGTATTTGGCAAGTATGGACGAATAGTGGAAATACTTTTGATGAAAGACCGGGAAACCAACAAATCAAGAGGATTTGCTTTTGTTACCTTCGAAAGCCCAGCAGATGCTAaagatgcagctagagatatgaatGGAAAGTCCTTGGATGGAAAAGCCATCAAGGTGGAGCAAGCCACCAAACCATCTTTTGAAAGTGGCAGGCGTGgaccacctccacctccaagaAGCAGAGGCCCTCCCAGAGGTCTtcgaggaggaagtggaggaactAGGGGACCCCCTTCACGTGGAGGATACATGGATGATGGTGGTTATTCCATGAACTTTAACATGAGTTCTTCCAGGGGACCACTTCCAGTAAAGAGAGGACCACCACCACGAAGCGGGGGTCCCCCTCCTAAAAGATCAACACCTTCCGGACCAGTTCGAAGCAGCAGTGGAATGGGCGGAAGAACACCAGTGTCCCGTGGAAGAGATAGCTACGGGGGTCCACCACGAAGGGAACCCCTGCCATCTCGCAGAGATGTTTATTTGTCCCCAAGAGATGATGGATATTCTACAAAAGACAGCTATTCAAGCAGAGATTACCCAAGCTCCCGAGACACCAGAGATTATGCACCGCCACCAAGAGATTATACTTACCGTGATTACAGTCATTCCAGTTCCCGTGATGACTACCCATCAAGAGGCTACGGTGATAGAGATGGATATGGTCGGGATCGCGATTATTCAGATCATCCAAGTGGAGGTTCCTACAGAGATTCATACGAGAGTTATGGAAACTCACGCAGTGCACCCCCTACACGAGGGCCACCACCATCTTATGGAGGAAGCAGTCGCTATGATGATTACAGCAGCTCACGTGATGGCTACGGTGGAAGTCGAGACAGTTACTCAAGCAGCAGAAGTGATCTCTACTCAAGTGGCCGTGATCGAGTTGGCAGACAAGAACGAGGGCTTCCCCCTTCTATGGAAAGGGGGTACCCTCCTCCACGTGATTCCTACAGCAGTTCAAGCCGAGGAGCGCCAAGAGGAGGTGGCCGTGGAGGGAGCCGATCTGATAgagggggaggcagaagcagatattAG